The Polyodon spathula isolate WHYD16114869_AA chromosome 13, ASM1765450v1, whole genome shotgun sequence genome includes a region encoding these proteins:
- the LOC121325141 gene encoding transcription factor E2F4-like isoform X2 — protein sequence MAEPMQPQTPSRHEKSLGLLTAKFVTLLQEAKDGVLDLKVAADTLAVRQKRRIYDITNVLEGIGLIEKKSKNSIQWKGVGPGCNTREIADKLIDLKAELEDLERREHELDQQRVWVQQSIKNVTDDIQNSQLAYVTHEDICSCFTGDTLLAIRAPSGTQLEVPVPEGVLNGQKKYQIHLKSTLGPIEVLLVNKDTASSPPVVLPVPPPEDLIQSLPTAATPPTPKQPTLSSQPSTPQPTLQPSTPVSASQAAHQTTPLPAASPASTAASLVSLSLSVHPVPAPEAPSSGLDLAPPTTDTPDTNQTASVDTQPLQSSASLDSSTALPASSMSFEPIKSDPLELLDFPKELSEMFDPTKVFAPLLRLSPPPGDHDYIYNLDESEGLCDLFDVPILNL from the exons TGCTCACCGCCAAATTTGTTACCTTACTTCAGGAGGCCAAAGACGGAGTACTGGATCTTAAAGTG GCAGCAGACACCCTCGCAGTCAGACAGAAGAGACGGATCTATGACATCACCAACGTCCTTGAGGGAATCGGGCTGATAGAGAAAAAGTCCAAAAACAGCATTCAGTGGAA AGGGGTCGGCCCCGGCTGTAACACGCGGGAGATTGCAGACAAGCTGATCGACCTGAAGGCGGAGCTGGAGGACCTGGAGAGACGGGAGCACGAGCTGGATCAGCAGAGGGTGTGGGTGCAGCAGAGCATCAAGAACGTGACGGACGACATCCAGAATAGCCA ATTAGCTTATGTAACCCATGAAGATATCTGCAGCTGCTTCACAG GGGACACCCTTCTAGCTATCCGAGCTCCTTCAGGAACACAGTTGGAGGTTCCAGTCCCAGAGGGG gtgctgAACGGACAGAAGAAGTATCAGATCCACCTGAAGAGTACGCTTGGTCCCATTGAGGTGCTGCTGGTCAACAAGGACACAGCCAGCTCTCCGCCCGTGGTGTTACCCGTGCCGCCTCCCGAGGACCTGATTCAGAGCCTGCCCACTGCCGCCACGCCACCCACGCCCAAACAGCCCACCCTGTCCTCCCAGCCAAGTACTCCGCAGCCTACGCTACAACCCTCCACTCCAGTGTCAGCCAGCCAGGCTGCCCACCAAACCACGCCCCTGCCAGCGGCCTCGCCAGCCAGCACCGCCG CTTCActagtgtctctctctctctctgtccaccCTGTGCCTGCACCAGAGGCTCCCAGCAGTGGACTTGACCTCGCCCCACCCACAACAGACACACCAGACACCAACCAGACAGCGTCCGTAGACACCCAACCCCTCCAGTCCTCCGCCTCATTGGACAGCAGCACCGCCCTTCCTGCATCCTCCATGTCCTTTGAACCTATCAAGTCAGATCCTTTAGAAT tgCTCGATTTCCCCAAAGAATTATCAGAAATGTTTGATCCTACTAAAG TGTTTGCTCCCTTGCTGCGGCTCTCCCCACCTCCTGGCGACCACGACTACATCTACAACCTGGACGAAAGCGAAGGCCTCTGCGACCTTTTTGATGTCCCCATCCTCAACCTTTGA
- the LOC121325141 gene encoding transcription factor E2F4-like isoform X1, with protein MAEPMQPQTPSRHEKSLGLLTAKFVTLLQEAKDGVLDLKVAADTLAVRQKRRIYDITNVLEGIGLIEKKSKNSIQWKGVGPGCNTREIADKLIDLKAELEDLERREHELDQQRVWVQQSIKNVTDDIQNSQLAYVTHEDICSCFTGDTLLAIRAPSGTQLEVPVPEGVLNGQKKYQIHLKSTLGPIEVLLVNKDTASSPPVVLPVPPPEDLIQSLPTAATPPTPKQPTLSSQPSTPQPTLQPSTPVSASQAAHQTTPLPAASPASTAASLVSLSLSVHPVPAPEAPSSGLDLAPPTTDTPDTNQTASVDTQPLQSSASLDSSTALPASSMSFEPIKSDPLELLDFPKELSEMFDPTKECMSADLLEELMSSEVFAPLLRLSPPPGDHDYIYNLDESEGLCDLFDVPILNL; from the exons TGCTCACCGCCAAATTTGTTACCTTACTTCAGGAGGCCAAAGACGGAGTACTGGATCTTAAAGTG GCAGCAGACACCCTCGCAGTCAGACAGAAGAGACGGATCTATGACATCACCAACGTCCTTGAGGGAATCGGGCTGATAGAGAAAAAGTCCAAAAACAGCATTCAGTGGAA AGGGGTCGGCCCCGGCTGTAACACGCGGGAGATTGCAGACAAGCTGATCGACCTGAAGGCGGAGCTGGAGGACCTGGAGAGACGGGAGCACGAGCTGGATCAGCAGAGGGTGTGGGTGCAGCAGAGCATCAAGAACGTGACGGACGACATCCAGAATAGCCA ATTAGCTTATGTAACCCATGAAGATATCTGCAGCTGCTTCACAG GGGACACCCTTCTAGCTATCCGAGCTCCTTCAGGAACACAGTTGGAGGTTCCAGTCCCAGAGGGG gtgctgAACGGACAGAAGAAGTATCAGATCCACCTGAAGAGTACGCTTGGTCCCATTGAGGTGCTGCTGGTCAACAAGGACACAGCCAGCTCTCCGCCCGTGGTGTTACCCGTGCCGCCTCCCGAGGACCTGATTCAGAGCCTGCCCACTGCCGCCACGCCACCCACGCCCAAACAGCCCACCCTGTCCTCCCAGCCAAGTACTCCGCAGCCTACGCTACAACCCTCCACTCCAGTGTCAGCCAGCCAGGCTGCCCACCAAACCACGCCCCTGCCAGCGGCCTCGCCAGCCAGCACCGCCG CTTCActagtgtctctctctctctctgtccaccCTGTGCCTGCACCAGAGGCTCCCAGCAGTGGACTTGACCTCGCCCCACCCACAACAGACACACCAGACACCAACCAGACAGCGTCCGTAGACACCCAACCCCTCCAGTCCTCCGCCTCATTGGACAGCAGCACCGCCCTTCCTGCATCCTCCATGTCCTTTGAACCTATCAAGTCAGATCCTTTAGAAT tgCTCGATTTCCCCAAAGAATTATCAGAAATGTTTGATCCTACTAAAG AATGTATGAGCGCAGACCTGCTGGAAGAACTCATGTCCTCAGAAG TGTTTGCTCCCTTGCTGCGGCTCTCCCCACCTCCTGGCGACCACGACTACATCTACAACCTGGACGAAAGCGAAGGCCTCTGCGACCTTTTTGATGTCCCCATCCTCAACCTTTGA
- the LOC121325141 gene encoding transcription factor E2F4-like isoform X3, whose translation MAEPMQPQTPSRHEKSLGLLTAKFVTLLQEAKDGVLDLKVAADTLAVRQKRRIYDITNVLEGIGLIEKKSKNSIQWKGVGPGCNTREIADKLIDLKAELEDLERREHELDQQRVWVQQSIKNVTDDIQNSQLAYVTHEDICSCFTGDTLLAIRAPSGTQLEVPVPEGVLNGQKKYQIHLKSTLGPIEVLLVNKDTASSPPVVLPVPPPEDLIQSLPTAATPPTPKQPTLSSQPSTPQPTLQPSTPVSASQAAHQTTPLPAASPASTAEAPSSGLDLAPPTTDTPDTNQTASVDTQPLQSSASLDSSTALPASSMSFEPIKSDPLELLDFPKELSEMFDPTKECMSADLLEELMSSEVFAPLLRLSPPPGDHDYIYNLDESEGLCDLFDVPILNL comes from the exons TGCTCACCGCCAAATTTGTTACCTTACTTCAGGAGGCCAAAGACGGAGTACTGGATCTTAAAGTG GCAGCAGACACCCTCGCAGTCAGACAGAAGAGACGGATCTATGACATCACCAACGTCCTTGAGGGAATCGGGCTGATAGAGAAAAAGTCCAAAAACAGCATTCAGTGGAA AGGGGTCGGCCCCGGCTGTAACACGCGGGAGATTGCAGACAAGCTGATCGACCTGAAGGCGGAGCTGGAGGACCTGGAGAGACGGGAGCACGAGCTGGATCAGCAGAGGGTGTGGGTGCAGCAGAGCATCAAGAACGTGACGGACGACATCCAGAATAGCCA ATTAGCTTATGTAACCCATGAAGATATCTGCAGCTGCTTCACAG GGGACACCCTTCTAGCTATCCGAGCTCCTTCAGGAACACAGTTGGAGGTTCCAGTCCCAGAGGGG gtgctgAACGGACAGAAGAAGTATCAGATCCACCTGAAGAGTACGCTTGGTCCCATTGAGGTGCTGCTGGTCAACAAGGACACAGCCAGCTCTCCGCCCGTGGTGTTACCCGTGCCGCCTCCCGAGGACCTGATTCAGAGCCTGCCCACTGCCGCCACGCCACCCACGCCCAAACAGCCCACCCTGTCCTCCCAGCCAAGTACTCCGCAGCCTACGCTACAACCCTCCACTCCAGTGTCAGCCAGCCAGGCTGCCCACCAAACCACGCCCCTGCCAGCGGCCTCGCCAGCCAGCACCGCCG AGGCTCCCAGCAGTGGACTTGACCTCGCCCCACCCACAACAGACACACCAGACACCAACCAGACAGCGTCCGTAGACACCCAACCCCTCCAGTCCTCCGCCTCATTGGACAGCAGCACCGCCCTTCCTGCATCCTCCATGTCCTTTGAACCTATCAAGTCAGATCCTTTAGAAT tgCTCGATTTCCCCAAAGAATTATCAGAAATGTTTGATCCTACTAAAG AATGTATGAGCGCAGACCTGCTGGAAGAACTCATGTCCTCAGAAG TGTTTGCTCCCTTGCTGCGGCTCTCCCCACCTCCTGGCGACCACGACTACATCTACAACCTGGACGAAAGCGAAGGCCTCTGCGACCTTTTTGATGTCCCCATCCTCAACCTTTGA